The following nucleotide sequence is from Panulirus ornatus isolate Po-2019 chromosome 44, ASM3632096v1, whole genome shotgun sequence.
AATTCGTTAAACTGAATTTCTAAAACAGGATCTCTTAATCTGTATCAAGAGCGCTGAATAGCGTTAAAAACTCCAGTGcctggcttataagcctaaattctataattCAATGCAATTCACTTTGATATTttgattctggatgccgccacgccaacCTAATGGCCTCAAGCGCGGCCAAAATTGGCTCTTTGATTCTGGATgcatccaattcactcgattggTCTTTGGTGCTTCCAAAGAGGTTTctaagtaaaccttcaatttggcactttgattctggatgccggAAAGCAGCTCTAATGgcatttggcgccgccaaaggggcttcaaattAGACCTTCAATTTGGCACTTTGGTTCTGTATGCCGCAAAGCCACTCATATGGAATTTGACTCCGCCCAAGGGGCTTCAAAATGAACACTGAATTTGGTATTTTGGTTCTGGATGCCGGcacgccactctaatggtctTTGGCGTTGCCAAAGAGGCTTCaaagtaaaccctcaatttgacACTTCGATTTGGGGCAGAGGATGTTCCTGGCTGTCTGAGATCTCTACTGCCTCCTCGTCAACATCTACTACACCAGCAACCTCATTGCCATCCCCACCAGCCTTGCCAACCCACAACGCATCCACACCCTCCAGCAGGTGGCTGATAGTGACTACAGGTATAgtgtccaccatccacaccctccagcAGTGTGCTGATAGTGAGTGTAGGTTAAAAGGCCTTGTACTCGGCATGAAAATCTTCAAAAATAGAATTAGTCTTCGAAGTTTATCATTTAATGGAGGATACTCTCCAGGGTACAATTCAAACATCACCTTGCAGATCAATATACGTTCACTATCATATAACTTGCCCTGAGATTAAAAGCCCTTATATACACTCTTCCAAAAAAAGTATCTGCCCCCTGGCCTGAAGTTTCTGAAAATCAACAACTGACCGACCGAGATTAGAACTTGATTTCTCTGCCATCCTGATGCAATTGTAAACTGCATCAGGGTGGCAGTGGAGTCAAGTTTTAATCTCGGTTGGCCGGTTGTAGGTTATCAGAAACTTCAGGCCAGGGGCCAGATACTTTTTTGGGAGTGTGTACCTCACCAAGGCTTCCATGATCCTAGCAACATGGATTACCTTATCAACTGCCCTCGAACTTTTTACGTCACTATCATATACACCATAGAACAAGTTAGAAATTGAGTGAACATTTATTGGTGTAGAGAAGATTGAGGTATCCCAGACTGAAAAGTTACTTCTGGAATACGACAACGCAGTAAAGGCAAGTCGTCATTTTCCCCGGCAGACCTACCAAGGTTTACATCAAAAGTATATTAGAATCTACAGATATCAATATGAAAGTTTGCCGTACTGATAAGCTGTTACGCGGATACCTGGCACTTTTTATTATGGATCATAAGGAACCTTTAAAATACCGATAAtatcatacatgaaataatctCAGAAGTTATACCTATGTATACGAAATTGATAGACTTCATTATTGACGTTAAAAACAATGTGTATTTCTTATTTGAACGtaaattaacaataatgataataacgataatgataatggtaatgataataataataataatgataataatgataataataataataataataataataataataataacaacaacaatagtaataataatgatagtgataacaatGATTAAAATGCTAATGATATATACTGTATAGTGCCTTAGTAGTTCAGCGGATAAAATGCTTGAAAGTTTAATCTGAACATTGTAGAACGAAATATGGTAGATAAGAGTAAGATATACATATAGTTAGTTCAGTTCTTTAGCTCTAAAGATATTTCTAGTAGGCTATGCAGATGGATGTTACATCATCTTTTGTTTGTAACCAGAGACTGGCGATTCTTGACGACGGTTCTAGCCTACCATCCATACTGTGAGGCAGTCAAAGGACGACGTCTACATGAGACTGTACAATAAACTGGACCtgttcctgcaggaggaggaagccgTGGCAGCCATGCTGACAGGCACCCACACCCTGGTCCACACTACAACTTATGTGATCACTCGTCTAAGAGGTCACAATAAAGTAAGgcagcaagactctctctctctctctctctctctctctctctctctctctctctctctctctgaatactcTAGTTCATGAAAGCAAAACATAACTCACTGTCGTCTGAAAGCGTCTACCGATTAACCTACTAGTTCAGAGTCGGTGGTGAAGATATACTCGGAAATCGTTGAGAAAGAGTCAAGAAACATGATAGCCAGATATTCAACCAACAATTGTCTGGCgcttgtgaggcacccagggtgaggcacctAGGGTGAttcacccagggtgaggcacctAGGGTGAttcacccagggtgaggcacccagggtgaggcacccAGGGTAAACTTCATTCTGAAACAAGTGGTCCTCATAGTTATGGTTGAGTCTTTCAAAGACCTCTGATAAATACGTTTAGTGTAAATTCACGTTCATTTCGGCAATATTTTATATGTTATATAAAGAAAATCATTGTAACCAAAGGTGAACTCAGGCCTTAACGATTCCTTGAACCTTCAGTTTACGTAATCAGAGAAGTTAACAGAGACGGAGTAACCAATGAAAAAtccactcattcctcttgagCTTAAAGGTGCTGTGTTTataggtggagatggagtcactgaaggagaaggactggaagcggcagcaacaggagtcgtcggggcagcggactaacatgttcctcaccctccagcacctccagggtatcttctacatcctcattctcgcctgggccgccagcgtcgccgtgttcctcctggagctgctcaggcaccgctgctctcgccgctaagagccaggcgcTGCTGGAGCTGCTAAGAGCCagacactggtagtgttgctCAGGCATCACTGCTCTTACCGTAAGGAGGCAGGCACTACTGTACCAGCACCAGTGCTGATAGGATCCTCACACAAAGCGGCATAGGTCATGTTTCTTTCATCGCCAGGTGTCCACCATAGGTGGAGTTGCTCAGGCACCATTGCTCTTGCCTCTGCCACCAGCGAGAGGGAAGGCTtaggtagtagagtaatggcccctcccatgacccctgCAAATTGAAGGCATACTACTCTGACCACACTTTATTatgtgactctgccaccagtgagagggagggctcaggtggtagtgtattggcccctctcAGTACCTCAGTTAACTCAAGGGTTATCCCGTTAAGACATTGGCACTTCTCTGATATCTAAGGCACTATTACCATCATATACTAAGCACTACTTACTGCTTAAACACCACTGTTTTCATGCTTGGCGTGTCAAACATTCTTCCTCCACGGACCACCGGGAGATATTGTTACATTTCAGCACGAGTTACAATTTTCATCAGTCAGTATGATAAACAAATGCAGATTATAATCTTGAGAAAATATATGTGGATCAACTACAGCACATTTCGCAGTCTAATCTTATAGGATTAGGCTTACAGTAGTTAGACTTGATTATTCTAGTGTTCTATATTACAATGTTTAAGTCaactatgtatatgcttgtgagaAGGTTTTAATAGAATCAGTATGACCATGAAAATTTAACTAAGGTTGGTGTGTAGGATATCATAATGGCAGACAGAAAGGCACTGGAGTACCACTGTAATATTAAGAAGCTGTAATGAATGGTGGGTAGGCAGACGAAGCCACAGAGATGAGGAACTTGGTTAGTACACTAGCATGGGTTTGTTTCCCTATACattggttaaggtgggctggtcagtacacagagtagtgggtcatcctctacacgggtgagggtggggtggttagtACACAgattagtgggtcatcctctgcacaggtaagggtgggctggtcagtacactaagagtagtgggtcatcctctacactggttaaggtgggctggtcagtacactaagagtagtgggtcatcctctacactggttaaggtgggctggtcagtacacaggcATGAATGGATCAACTATAACAGAGACAGTGACTCCCCTTGACCACTCCGACTGTCACGCTAAGTGAAGGCCACCTTGTTCAATTAACTTTAGTTTAATATAAAGCACATCTTTCTAATGTTGGGAGAAATATTGTCGTAATAAACTGTGGTGATTATACTCTAGATGAATATCAGCATTCATTTCTAGGTAAATAAACATGTAAATTAATAAGTTAGGATGTACTCTTCTCTGTAAGAGAATTTGATTTTCTGTAGATTATTCAAGGGCCTAATATCCTGGACGGCTCTGAAAATGAGATGAGCCGATTTTCCTTTGattatcattcctttatgatTTCATGATTGTTAAACAACCAGGTATTTGGAAATGTTCCAAGCTTGTGTAGTTACGTTTAGAAATAAATACTGTGTATATTAGACATAGTCTCATTATATCCTTCAAAGAACCCAAGGAAGGTGAGTGGAAGGTGAGCAAGAATATTCTGGTCTCAGGGTCCTACAGTCTTTAATACGCCACTGATGACAGGAAGCTGTTGCAGGCAAAGGATTGTACACTTATGACCTGTACCAAAGTGTATGACATTGCTTGCATAAGAGAGATTCGTTCTCACTGTTGCAGCTACGACCCGGAAGGTGAGTTGTTAGAGGAAGATAAGgtatattaagaaaatataagcACAACTCGGCCACAATCAGCAAGAAGCCAATTTCACATCAGTGTCTTTTACACCATCGACTGTAGAACTGGACCGGGAAAAGGCTTTGTATTAAGCTGTCAATACCAGTGTCGGTGTACTGAATGACGTGAGCATTGTTGAAGGAAATGATGCCACTGAAATACGTCAGATGGCTGCAAGGTTGCAACAGGCATATCCAGAGGACCTGGAGGGCTGCTGTCCTGATGAATCCTTCATTATTTTCAGTGAACAAAGGGCAAGTCACATGTGATGACAAGACCCTTTATATGCACTTCGTGAACTAGAAACTTCACAACTGGATATGCCTTTGCTCAACATATGAATTGCTTTGATTATTCATGTGACTATTATGGCGCCAAATGCTGGAGGGGATCGAGCTATTAGAATATCTAGAAACATACATTCGACATGAGCGTTACTGTATGTTAACCCAGCATGCTATCGACTCCGTGATCAGCTTATATAAGATTTGTGTACAGTGTTATNNNNNNNNNNNNNNNNNNNNNNNNNNNNNNNNNNNNNNNNNNNNNNNNNNNNNNNNNNNNNNNNNNNNNNNNNNNNNNNNNNNNNNNNNNNNNNNNNNNNGGATATATATGGCGCACAACCTTCGACTTGACTCGTTTGCGGTGATGAATAAGTTTTAAGTTATCCCGAAATTTGTGGATTCGTGTAGAGGCAGTATGGCGGCCCCTGGCAACCCTAGGTAGGCGCTGTGACCAATACGAGGGCGTTCATGGCGGCCACAATGGCATGCATACCACTTGCTTATCCGTCTGGCCGGGTCTCAAAGGCACTGCAGGTTCGCCCTGATCGTCATTTGGAGTTAATGTTCGCCTTTTAACGGGAGGTCCTTTCTCGCTCTGGCCTCCTAGGGAGCCATTGTTCGCCGTTCGCAGCcgtcggtgaggaggaggaggaggagagagatttgCCCATACGCGGGATCGACGGGTCAGCGAAATACATCATTTTCGTTGCATAACTCGACAAAAAACGGTACAAAATCCTAGCCAGATTTGAAGATAAATcagattttttctcattttcgaaCAAAATGTTCGAGATTTATTCAATTTAGACGGTCATACTACTGAAGAAAGTACTCACTTTGAGGTATTAAAGATAATACATAATTTGTAGGTCATATGAGTTAATATGAGTTAATACAATGAGTTAATACAATGTATGAGTTAATACAATGTATTAAATGTATTCTATCTTCCTATCTCGCTCAATGCAGGAGTACTCCCTGTTACAGACCTTGAACCCAGGTATCTTGTTAAAGGTGAGAGATGATCAAAATTAGCTGGTCTGTACCTGTTAATCTTCAGAAATACAGTTGCTGATCAATACAGTATATGATTTTCAGGTTAATACGATCACTTGCTGAATCTTCAGAATTcttaggatgatatatatatatatatatatatatatatatatatatatatatatatatatatatatatatatatatatatatatatatatgtatatatatatattttctttttgctttgtcgctgtctcccgcgtttgcgaggtagcgcaacgaaacagacgaaagaatggcccaacccacccccatacacatgtatatacatacgtccacacacgcaaatatacatacctacacagctttccatggtttaccccagacgcttcacatgccctgattcaatccactgacagcacgtcaaccccggtataccacatcgatccaattcactctattctttgccctcctcttaccctcctgcatgttcaggccccgatcacacaaaatctttttcactccatctttccacctccaatctggtctcccacttctcgttccctccacctccgacacatatatcctcttggtcaatctttcctcactcattctctccatgtgcccaaaccatttcaaaacaccctcttctgctctctcaaccacgctctttttatttccacacatctctcttacccttacgttacttactcgatcaaaccacctcacaccacacattgtcctcaaacatctcatttccagcacatccatcctcctgcgcacaactctatccatagcccacgcctcgcaaccatacaacattcttggaaccactattccgtcaaacatacccatttttgctttccgagataatgttttcgacttccacacattcttcaaggctcccaggattttcgccccctcccccaccctatgatccacttccgcttccatggttccatccgctgccagatccactcccagatatctaaaacacattacttcctccagtttttctccattcaatcttacctcccaattgacttgaccctcaaccctactgtacctaataaccttgctcttattcacatttactcttaactttcttctttcacacactttaccaaactcagtcaccagcttctgcagtttctcacatgaatcagccaccagcgctgtatcatcagcgaaaaacaactgactcacttcccaagctctctcatccacatgccttacatcctcgataaaaacttttcaatgcttctaacaacttgcctcccacaccgtatattcttaataccttccacagagcatctctatcaactctatcatatgccttctccagatccataaatgctacatacaaatccatttgcttttctaagtatttctcacatacattcttcaaagcaaacacctgatccacacatcctctaccacttctgaaaccacactgatgttctgtacatgccttcaccctctcaatcaataccctcccatataatttaccaagaatactcaacaaacttatacctctgtaatttgagcactcactcttatcccctttgcctttgtacaatggcactatgcacgcattccgccaatcctcaggcacctcaccatgagtcatacatacattaaataaccttaccaaccagtcaataatacagtcacccccttttttaataaattccactgcaataccatccaaacctgctgccttgccggctttcatcttccgcaaagcttttactacttcttctctgtttaccaaatcattttccctaaccctctcactttgcacaccacctctaccaaaacaccctatatctgccactctatcatcaaacacattcaacaaaccttcaaaacactcactccatctccttctcacatcacaactacttgttatcacctccccatttgttctatgttctatgaaggtgcgagttcatatgcacgttattcgtatatatatatatatatatatatatatatatatatatatatatatatatatatatatatatattttattttggtttgtcgctgtctcccgcgttagcgaggtagcgcaaggaaacagacgaaagaatggcccaacctgcccacatatatgtgtatatacatacacgtccacacacgcaaatatacatacctatacatctcaatgtacacatacatatacacacacagacatatacatatatacacatgtacataactcatactgtctgcctttatttgttcccatcgccaccccgccacacatggaataacaaccccctcccccctcgtgtgtgcgaggtagcgcttggaaaagacaccaaaggccccattcgttcacactcagtctctagctgtcatgtcgtaatgcaccgaaaccacagctctctttccacatccaggccccacacaactttccatggtttaccccagacgcttcacatgccctggttcaatccattgatagcacgtcgaccccggtataccacatcgttccaattcactctattccttgcacgcctttcaccctcctgcatgttcaggccccgatcactcaaaatcttcttcactccatccttccacctccaatttggtcttccacttctcctcgttccctgcacctctgacacatatatcctcttggtcaatctttcctcactcattctctccatgtgtccaaaccacttcaaaacaccctcttctgctctctcaaccacgctctttttatttccacacatctctcttacccttacgttactcactcgatcaaactacctcacaccacacattgtcctcaagcatctcatttccagcacctccatcctcctgcgcacaactctatccacagcccacgcctcgcaaccatacaacattgttggaaccactattccttcaaacatacccatttttgctttccgagataatgttctcgacttccacacattcttcaaggcccccagaattttcgccccctcccccaccctatgatacacttccgcttcaatggttccatccgctgccagatccactcccagatatctaaaacacttcacttcctccagtttttctccattcaaactcacctcccaattgacttgaccctcaaccctactgtacctaataaccttgctcttattcacatttactcttaactttcttcttccacacactttaccaaactcagtcaccagcttctgcagtttctcacatgaatcagccaccagcgctgtatcatcagcgaacaacaactgactcacttcccaagctctctcatccccaacagacttcatacttgcccctctttccaaaactcttgcatttacctccctaacaaccccatccataaacaaattaaacaaccatggagacatcacacacccctgccacaaacctacattcactgagaaccaatcactttcctctcttcctacacatacacatgccttacatcctcgataaaaacttttcactgcttctaacaactttcctcccacaccatatattcttaataccttccacagagcatctctatcaactctatcacatgccttctccagatccataaatgctacatacaaatccatttgcttttctaagtatttctcacatacattcttcaaagcaaacacctgatccacacatcctctaccacttctgaaaccacactgctcttccccaatctgatgctctgtacatgccttcaccctctcaatcaataccctcccatataatttaccaggaatactcaacaaacttatacctctgtaatttgagcactcactcttatcccctttgcctttgtacaatggcactatgcacgcattccgccaatcctcaggcacctcaccatgagtcatacatacattaaataaccttaccaaccagtcaacaatacagtcacccccttttttaataaattccactgcaataccatccaaacctgctgccttgccggctttcatcttccgcaaagctttcactacctcttctctgtttaccaaatcattttccctaaccctctcactttgcacaccacctcgaccaaaacaccctatatctgccactctatcatcaaacacattcaacaaaccttcaaaatactcactccatctccttctcacatcaccactacttgttatcacctccccatttgcgcccttcactgaagttcccatttgctcccttgtcttacgcactttatttacctccttccagaacatctttttattctccctaaaatttaatgatactctctcaccccaagtctcatttgccctttttttcacctcttgcacctttctcttgacctcctgtctctttcttttatacatctcccactcaattgcattttttccctgcaaaaatcgtccaaatgcctctctcttctctttcactaatactcttacttcttcatcccaccactcactaccctttctaatcaacccacctcccactcttctcatgccacaagcatcttttgcgcaatccatcactgattccctaaatacatcccattcctcccccactccccttacttccattgttctcacctttttccattctgtactcagtctctcctggtacttcctcacacaggtctccttctcaagctcacttactctcaccaccctcttcaccccaacattcactcttcttttctgaaaacccatacaaatcttcaccttagcctccacaagataatgatcagacatccctccagttgcacctctcagcgcattaacatccaaaagtctctctttcgcacgcctgtcaattaacacgtaatccaataacgctctctggccatctctcctacttacataagtatacttttatatatctcgctttttaaaccaggtattcccaatcatcagtcctttttcagcacataaatctacaagctcttcaccatttccatttacaacactgaacaccccatgtataccaattattccctcaactgccacattactcacctttgcattcaaatcacccatcactatgacccggtctcgtgcatcaaaaccactaacacactcattcagctgctcccaaaacacttgcctctcttgatctttcttctcatgcccaggtgcatatgcaccaataatcacccacctctctccatcaactttcagttttacccatattaatcgagaatttactttcttacactctatcacatactcccacaactcctgtttcaggagtattgctactccttcccttgctcttgtcctctcactaacccctgactttactccccagacattcccaaaccactcttcccctttacccttgagcttcgtttcactcagagccaaaa
It contains:
- the LOC139762805 gene encoding uncharacterized protein isoform X1; amino-acid sequence: MRLYNKLDLFLQEEEAVAAMLTGTHTLVHTTTYVITRLRGHNKVEMESLKEKDWKRQQQESSGQRTNMFLTLQHLQGIFYILILAWAASVAVFLLELLRHRCSRR
- the LOC139762805 gene encoding uncharacterized protein isoform X2 produces the protein MLTGTHTLVHTTTYVITRLRGHNKVEMESLKEKDWKRQQQESSGQRTNMFLTLQHLQGIFYILILAWAASVAVFLLELLRHRCSRR